The Arachis duranensis cultivar V14167 chromosome 9, aradu.V14167.gnm2.J7QH, whole genome shotgun sequence genomic sequence TTTGAAGTATATTGGTATACtgtgaagtaaaaaaaaatattaaaatcagctcaaaatgaagaacaaattgATAGAGAATCCTAATGCAGAAAGTTttgtaataaacaataaataatttaaacctaCTGAATAACAATTCAATGCTATCCTTTGATACCtgtaaaatatatacatgaaaTAACATTGTATCAatgtttgtatataaaattatatgattaacgtaattataaaattgtttgtctagagaataaaattatacgaatttttataataattttaatattctcaaactATTAATGTACAATAAGAATTCATCTATTAGTTCCtagaatttctaaattattttaagtgatagtaataaattttaataaataaatagatttagtAAGACATTTTGTTATTACCTTTTTATTATAGGCTCTCAAAAACTTCTCTATATACCACATTCATCGTGCAGTTATTTTCCAAGTGTTCATAATCTTGCAACAGCACTCGCATACCATCTTTACTCGTTACCCTTGATAACGCAACATACAATTGACCATGGGTGAAAACTGGCCTTGGAAGGTAAATTCCAACTTTCGATAGAGTTTGTCCCTGGGACTTATTTATTGTCATTACAAATGACATAATAATTGAGAATTGTCTTCTTTAAAACCTGACCGGCAATGTTTCATTATTTGGAATTAGATTCACTCTTGGGATAAGAACAATACTTCTAACTTTGTTACCAGTTAAAGTCTTGCATTCTATCACATGATTTCCCATTCTTCTAACTTGCATCCTCGTTCCATTGCACAAACCATTAGTTTGGTCTATATTGCGCAGCAACATAACAGGAGCACCAACTTTCAGAACCAACTTGTGTGATGATAGACCTGAATAATTTATTCCATTTAGAATCTCTGGCGAGAAAGCATCTAACTCAAATTCCATATTTCCCTCTTCAGCACACACAGAGTCTGAACTTAAGTAGACTCTTTCTTGTCCAGGTAACCCTGTAGTCATCTTGTTGTTGACATCAGTGACACAATCCAAAGTTGGTGCAAGAATTGCTCTATCcttgaaataaatttcaacGGATAAATTGGATAACATATTTGGATACACGAAATCAATGAGGTCATCCAAAACTGTCTCAGAGTTCTTAATCAAAATGTCAGATGGTATATGAACGATCGATTCACCATCTGTTGTATCACNNNNNNNNNNNNNNNNNNNNNNNNNNNNNNNNNNNNNNNNNNNNNNNNNNNNNNNNNNNNNNNNNNNNNNNNNNNNNNNNNNNNNNNNNNNNNNNNNNNNNNNNNNNNNNNNNNNNNNNNNNNNNNNNNNNNNNNNNNNNNNNNNNNNNNNNNNNNNNNNNNNNNNNNNNNNNNNNNNNNNNNNNNNNNNNNNNNNNNNNNNNNNNNNNNNNNNNNNNNNNNNNNNNNNNNNNNNNNNNNNNNNNNNNNNNNNNNNNNNNNNNNNNNNNNNNNNNNNNNNNNNNNNNNNNNNNNNNNNNNNNNNNNNNNNNNNNNNNNNNNNNNNNNNNNNNNNNNNNNNNNNNNNNNNNNNNNNNNNNNNNNNNNNNNNNNNNNNNNNNNNNNNNNNNNNNNNNNNNNNNNNNNNNNNNNNNNNNNNNNNNNNNNNNNNNNNNNNNNNNNNNNNNNNNNNNNNNNNNNNNNNNNNNNNNNNNNNNNNNNNNNNNNNNNNNNNNNNNNNNNNNNNNNNNNNNNNNNNNNNNNNNNNNNNNNNNNNNNNNNNNNNNNNNNNNNNNNNNNNNNNNNNNNNNNNNNNNNNNNNNNNNNNNNNNNNNNNNNNNNNNNNNNNNNNNNNNNNNNNNNNNNNNNNNNNNNNNNNNNNNNNNNNNNNNNNNNNNNNNNNNNNNNNNNNNNNNNNNNNNNNNNNNNNNNNNNNNNNNNNNNNNNNNNNNNNNNNNNNNNNNNNNNNNNNNNNNNNNNNNNNNNNNNNNNNNNNNNNNNNNNNNNNNNNNNNNNNNNNNNNNNNNNNNNNNNNNNNNNNNNNNNNNNNNNNNNNNNNNNNNNNNNNNNNNNNNNNNNNNNNNNNNNNNNNNNNNNNNNNNNNNNNNNNNNNNNNNNNNNNNNNNNNNNNNNNNNNNNNNNNNNNNNNNNNNNNNNNNNNNNNNNNNNNNNNNNNNNNNNNNNNNNNNNNNNNNNNNNNNNNNNNNNNNNNNNNNNNNNNNNNNNNNNNNNNNNNNNNNNNNNNNNNNNNNNNNNNNNNNNNNNNNNNNNNNNNNNNNNNNNNNNNNNNNNNNNNNNNNNNNNNNNNNNNNNNNNNNNNNNNNNNNNNNNNNNNNNNNNNNNNNNNNNNNNNNNNNNNNNNNNNNNNNNNNNNNNNNNNNNNNNNNNNNNNNNNNNNNNNNNNNNNNNNNNNNNNNNNNNNNNNNNNNNNNNNNNNNNNNNNNNNNNNNNNNNNNNNNNNNNNNNNNNNNNNNNNNNNNNNNNNNNNNNNNNNNNNNNNNNNNNNNNNNNNNNNNNNNNNNNNNNNNNNNNNNNNNNNNNNNNNNNNNNNNNNNNNNNNNNNNNNNNNNNNNNNNNNNNNNNNNNNNNNNNNNNNNNNNNNNNNNNNNNNNNNNNNNNNNNNNNNNNNNNNNNNNNNNNNNNNNNNNNNNNNNNNNNNNNNNNNNNNNNNNNNNNNNNNNNNNNNNNNNNNNNNNNNNNNNNNNNNNNNNNNtttttacaaattttatatcacatctgcttcaataataataaataaaaatacatcaacttaatatctaagaaaaaaggatgagataaaatcataacacaattctaaaataaaagcttaaattaaaccataatatCATTGCACAGCACAAACAAAAAGTAATTTCACACTACAATATACCACACAAATAGATAAATGACTTAAGcttaattatgaattttttatttatttatgcaaatatgataacaccatggtctataaattcttaatggataacatatcatatattgctcTAAATAATGAGCACGAGAGTTGAAGAGTGTGTGCTGATTTGTGTTCATGATAGTTGCCTTCTTGTGACGGCGCCTCAtaggaagaaaaataattgttgtaaaagctacccaatgaaagagtaattggtaaatgaatgatatttttttctagcatatatggtcttttatagtggtaaaataaaaatggaatgaataaaattttgtatttttatattagaaatagaatttgatatttatcctaataaaattaaataattaattagttatatttaaataaattaaataaaaatatttttaagaattaatcaaatcaattagtcaatacaaataattagtataattaattttattcgatttattgaattaaaaaaataaattaaaaaataattgattgaattaaacGGATTATTTTCCGTAATAATATACAACATATTATTTACCgtgataatttaatttgattgatttctaattatttacatacataaatgattaaaatatataacataaatatcgtaattattataattttatgatataattataattaacatattttatcataattaaatattgatttgatataattataataaaaatactttcctaaaataatataatctactATTATTCATCCACTAATTATTTGGCAATAAAccttaatatgattttttacatCTCCACTATGAGAAATAACTACTTAGATATACCAAATAATATGTAACATATTACTGTTTGTATAAGTTAAGGCACAAAGACATGATTTAATTAAGGtgattaaaatttttaccaAACAGAATATGACCTCAATCGAATAAAAAATGGTACTCGATTTTGCATTAATTAACTAGTCGAATAAATCACACACTCATTCATTATTCatgtttcattatattttttaaataatatatagaaaacaTATATCCTGTGTATAAAAATGTGactattagtaattttattaataaacctttttttaaactattactaattttaattttaatagaaaatatgaGGAAATAATTTCGCTTgtcataaataatatactaaaactgttagtatattatcttctatatggttaattgaatttatcaatgatttttccgtgtaaatcgttattacccagtttttaataactacttaatatacaaaatttgaaattggaaattgttattactaattcaattaactggttaattgagtaataattgtcaaattattaatgtacaaaatcattgatttactcaattaattttcatatattatttatatttcaagtaataatttgaaattatattatttatccagttaataatactattattaataattattatttgcattgatttttaaatcaattattaaataattatttttgttaagataattgtttataaattatttcaaattatattttgttaagatataattatttagattattactgATGGCacatgtataattttattttataccaattaattaattataattatatgacacgggtgtaatttcaattttatccaccaattattggcaaataaattttattccaattataaataaaatctgtTTTTATTGGCAAATAAATTATCTTTAGGTCAATGATTTAATATATGTATAAGttaattttttgtcaaatataatgaaaatacaaataaagaaataaagaataaaaataaacttaataatatctgacactactttattttattaaattatttaaaaatagcaaaattcacaaaaaataatcgtaatatataaattgaggcaataatttaaaattctataattataatttaatcaaatactaatagtaAAACCAAATTACCTAAACAATATTGAACCTATTCTAGTCCTTAGTCACGTATAGTATAGAATCATTCTTATAACGACAACCAACTGAAATAACATCGTAAGTTTCAATATTTAGAATTCGTGCAAAATCAGACCATCTTTTTGTTAGATAAGCTTCATCATCCGCTATCCATGCAATGTGGCAAGATATAGAATTATCACACCGAGAAACCAAACTAACTCTTATTCCCCTCAATggcattgcatgcatgcaaaagaaagctagtaatttctgaaaaaattaaaatatgttaaaaagttattctaataattaacagtttaaactaagaaaatttaaatatattaccaatcattgaaattgcatatttgaatttgtcaCGAATTTAGCAAAACTTAACTGAAACTGAGGGAATTCAATTTCATTATGTGCTCCACTTCGAAGATTTTCGGGCAGACGTAAAAAGCATGGAGGGGATGGAACTTGAACTTGCCCTATAAAGTTCCGCGGATgcaattcctcaatcaaaaatcgagctcctcctaagaaacctaactttaaccacattccattgggttggtcataataggtgagtagatccaaccatccttcggtaaagtagagactattgcctcttctttgaacgcttacatccatgtagttggaacccgaatcagtgaagacaactcgatgaggtatttcatggatgtgatgcattgtaaatgattgtggcaaaaaaaaatcgaactggaacattagacgataagaataacttagagtaacaacaaataaaaaattatcaaaagaataatataatagaatgagtatatgatattataaaaaattataaattgtacttaaaaggatcaacttcaataaaaaacgaagaatacattcttattctatgaagtagtaaaaaaaacactaaatataaaatNNNNNNNNNNNNNNNNNNNNNNNNNNNNNNNNNNNNNNNNNNNNNNNNNNNNNNNNNNNNNNNNNNNNNNNNNNNNNNNNNNNNNNNNNNNNNNNNNNNNaaaagaggcacgataagcttctctcaatacagagtcaaacaaagcctccacaatcaaactctaagtttggtgttgggaggccacaaccaaactccaactttggtgttgaacccccacattcaaactctaagtttggtgttgggaggtcccaataatgctctgaacatctgtgaagctctatGAGAGCTCAcagtcaagctattgacattaaagaagcgcttattgggaggcaacccaattttatttatttacgttattttctttttttaggttgatgatcatgtggagtcacaaaaacaactgcaaaaaatcaaagaaaaataaaaaacagcattaaaaatagcacaccctgaaggagcaacttactggcgtttaaacaccagtaagggtagcagaatgggcgtttaatgcctagtctggcaccattctgggcgatAACCGCAAGAaacaagcaccagactggcgttaaacaccagaaacaggctataatctggcgttaaacgccagaaacaggttgcagccTGGTGTTTAACGtcaggaaaggaataaaagctagcgtttaacgctagaaacaagcaataatctggcgttaaacagcAGGATTGCACAGTAAGGGCGTTTTGCACGCCTAAAAGGAGTAGGGATgaaatccttgacccctcaggatccccacctaccctacctctCTCTCTTACTCACCAATCACATCATAtcctcttccccaaatacctcttcaccaatcacctccatatctctttcccaaaaaaatcccacctacctcacctttcaaattcaaaattcatttccctcccaaacccaaccctaatgACCGAAACTTAACTCTCCCCTCACCTCTATATAAACCCTCACTACTCCTTcatattcacacaacacaaacaccttTCCCCTACTTGGCCGAACCACTAAACCCCCTCCGTCtcctctattcttcttcttctcccccttctttctttcttcttttgctcgaggacgagcaaacattttaagtttggtgtggtaaaagcattgctttttgatttttcataaccatttatggcacctaagaccggagaagcctctagaaagaggaaagggaaggcaaaagcttccacctccgagtcatgggagatggagagattcatctcaaaggttcatcaagaccacttctatgaagttgtggccaagaagaaggcgatccctgaggtccctttcatgctcaacaAAAATGAGTCTCCAGAGATTCGATATGAGATCCGAAGGAGAGGTtaggaagttctcaccaaccccattcaacaagtcagaatcttaatggttcaagagttctatgccaatgcatggatcactaggaaccattgGTGCAccaaattgtgatcatcaacaatggcgccaatgagCTTGGTGCTCtaaaacgtgaatcacactttgtcacaacttcactCAACTAACccgcaagtgcactgggtcgttcaagtaataccttaggtgagtaaaggtcgatcccacggagattgttggtatgaagcaagctatggtcatcttttaaatctcagttaggtggattcaaatggttaaaatggttttcaaaaattaaagataaataaagcaaaagataaaggtacttatgtaattcattggtgggaatttcagataagtgcatgaagatgctgtgttcattctgaatctctgctttcctactgcttcatccaatcattcttactcctttccatggcaagctgtatgtagggcatcaccgttgtcaatgcctacttcccatcctctcagtgaaaatggtccaaatgctctgtcatagcacggctaatcatctgtcggttctcgatcatgtcggaatagaatccattgattcttttgcgtctatcactacgcccaacaatcgtgagtttgaagctcttcacagtcattcaatccctgaatcctactcggaataccacagacaaggtttagactttccgggttctcaagaatggccgccaaagggttctagcttataccacgaagatcctgattaaggaatccaagagatacatgctcgttctaaggtagaacggaagtggttgtcagtcacgcgttcataggtgagaatgatgatgagtgtcacagatcatcacattcatcatgttgaagtgcaacgaatatcttagaataaaaataagctgaattgaatggaagacagtaatactttgcattaaaactcgaggtacagcagagctccacaccttaatctatggtgtgtagaaactccaccgttgaaaatacataagtgatggtggttCAGGCAAGGCCGAATGgacagcccccaaaatgtgatcaagggatcaaaatataatccaaagatgtaaatacaatagtaaaaagttctatttatactaaactagttactagggtttacagaaataagtctaagtgcagaaatccacttccggggcccactttggtgtgtgcttgggctgagcttgagctttacacgtgcagaggcttctcttggggttaaacgtcAAGTTGAAACGtctgtttggcgtttaactttGGTTtgtgacgtttttctggcgttttactcgagaatgcagcatggaactggcgttgaatgccagtttgcattgTCTAAACTTGAatgaagtatggactattatatattgctggaaagtcctggatgtctacttttcaacgcagttaagagcgcaccatttggagttctgtagctccagaaaatgcattttgagtgcagagaggtcagaatccaacagcatcagcagtcctttttcagcctgaatcagatttttgctcagatccctcaatttcagccaaaaaatacctgaaatcatagaaaagcacacaaactcatagtaaagtccagaaatgtgaattttgcataaaaactaataaaaaacatccctaaaagtagctagatcctactaaaaactacctaaaaacaatgccaaaaagcgtataaattatctgctcatcacaactcCAAACTGAAATTGTTGCttttccccaagcaactaaaaatcaaataggataaaaagaagagaatatactataaatcccaaaatattaatgaatattagttctaattagatgggcgggacttgtagctttttgcttctgaacagttttggcatctcactttatcctttgaagttagaatgattggcatctataggaactcagagttcagatagtgttattgattctcttagttaagtatgttgattcttgaacacagctacttttatgactcttggccgtggccctaagcactttgttttccagtattaccaccggatacataaatgccacagacacataaatgggtgaaccttttcagattgtgacttagctttgctaaagtccccagttagaagtgtctagctcttaagcacactctttttgctttggatcacgactttaaccactcagtctcaagcttttcacttggaccttcatgacNNNNNNNNNNNNNNNNNNNNNNNNNNNNNNNNNNNNNNNNNNNNNNNNNNNNNNNNNNNNNNNNNNNNNNNNNNNNNNNNNNNNNNNNNNNNNNNNNNNNggttgcaaataaccaattcatgtacacttctgaaaggaatcctatgaacaatgggacgaatcaaaagaaaggagttcttgaaattgatactctgaatgtcatattggctcagaacaaaatattgactcagcaagtcaatatgatttctcaaaggcTGTCTGGAAtccaagctgcaccaggcagtactaaggacgctttatcagaagaagaagcttatgatcctgagaacccatcaatgaaagaggtgaattacatgggaaaaccctatggaaacacctataatccttcatggagaaatcatccaaatctctcatagaaggatcaacagagacctcaacaaggtttcaacaacaataatggtggaagaaacaggtttagcaatggcaagactttttccatcatcttctcaataacagacagagaattctaagcaaagccactctaacttagcatccatggtctctgatctaatcaaaaccactcaaagtttcatgactgaaacaagatcctccattagaaacttggaggcacaagtgggtcagctgagtaa encodes the following:
- the LOC107465560 gene encoding uncharacterized protein LOC107465560, which codes for MTASKLYVSLKGVSPVEVCHDIRYDQNGESIVHIPSDILIKNSETVLDDLIDFVYPNMLSNLSVEIYFKDRAILAPTLDCVTDVNNKMTTGLPGQERVYLSSDSVCAEEGNMEFELDAFSPEILNGINYSGLSSHKLVLKVGAPVMLLRNIDQTNGLCNGTRMQVRRMGNHVIECKTLTGNKVRSIVLIPRVNLIPNNETLPVRF